The genomic region AATCAACAGTTAATCCGCCTGGATTTTGAAGAGGGCTTCGAAGATGTTGATGTTGCCCCGCTGCATCAGCGTATTCGTCAGGCGCTTTCGCAGGCAGGTGCATTAGTACTGTCTGACTATGCGAAAGGCGCGCTGTCCAGCGTGTCAGATATCATTCGTATTGCCCGTGAAGCAAAGGTACCGGTACTGGTCGACCCAAAGGGAACCGATTTTGAACGCTATCGTGGCGCAACGCTTCTCACGCCAAATTTGTCTGAGTTTGAGGCGGTGGTTGGTAAGTGTAAGGATGATGCCGACCTCGTTGCGCGTGGCACCCAACTGATGCAGCAGTTCGATCTCTCTGCGTTGCTTGTTACCCGTTCAGAAAATGGCATGACATTGTTACAACCCGATAAAGAGCCATTCCATCTGCCCACGCAGGCACAGGAAGTTTACGATGTGACTGGTGCCGGTGATACGGTTATCAGCGTTCTTGCCGCTGCACTTGCGGCGGGTAATTCGCTGGAAGAATGTTGTTTTCTGGCGAATGCGGCGGCGGGTGTGGTGGTTGGAAAGCTTGGGACATCTACAGTTTCACCAGTTGAACTGGAAAATGCTATCCGTGCCCGACCTGAATCAGGATTTGGCGTGGTGAACGAAGAACAGCTTAAAGAGGCTGTGATGCTGGCACGACGTCGTGGCGAAAAAGTGGTTATGACCAATGGCTGTTTCGATATCCTGCATGCCGGACATGTTTCCTATCTGGCAAATGCCCGTAAACTGGGCGATCGACTTATTGTTGCGGTAAACAGTGATGAGTCCACCAAACGACTAAAAGGCGAAAGTCGTCCGGTTAACCTGCTGGTCAATAGAATGATTGTGTTGGGCGCGCTGGAAGCTGTGGACTGGGTGGTGTCCTTTGCTGAAGATACGCCACAGCGGCTGATTGCGGATATCCTGCCAGACCTGCTGGTTAAAGGGGGAGACTATAAGCCGGAAGATATCGCGGGGAGTAAAGAAGTGTGGGCTAACGGAGGTGAGGTTCGGGTGCTGAATTTTGAAGATGGCATTTCAACAACGAATATCATCAAAGTGATCAAAGCAAAAAGCTGACCAGGAAATTAAAAGACGAAAACTTTCGCACTTTATGAACAAATTAAAACCACGTCCACAGAACGTTCTTATCGACGTGATATTACCTTTAGTTCATGGCACAGACGTGAAGATTGGCAGAACGCCTTTAGGTTCCGGGTACAATATGAGTGCACAGGGCGTGGATTTAATTGCTTAAATTAAAACCACGCCCTGTGGATGTGGTTATCGACGCGGATTGATTATGCAGACGTGAGAAAGGGCGAATGGTAATGGTTTCGCGTTAAGGCCCTGTGTTAACCACTGAAAAGGCCACCTTCTGTGAAGGCAGCTTTTTGTTAAGGATAGTTTACTGGCTGCTATTCTTCTGAAGTGGTGGCAGCAGCGCTTTTTTCCAGTGCGGCGAGACGCTGTTCCAGGGCAGCCAGTTTTTCGCGAGTGCGCAGCAATACCTGTGCTTGCACATCAAATTCTTCACGATTCACCAGATCCAGTCGTGATAACTGTGATTGCAAAGCCTGACGAATTTTGTTTTCAACGTCGTCACTCAACTCGCGTATCCCTTTTGGCATAGCGTTATGCACCTGACGGGCAAGTTGTTCAATTTTTTTCGGGTCTATCATGGCAGCTTCCTGGTAGCAGCAAAGGTTTTCTAATTGTAATGCCATAACTGCAAAGGACAAATCTGAAAACAGCAAAGCCAGAGCATGGTTAACATATCGCACATTTTGTTCGTTGCCCTGTCTTTTTTTCGGCGCTATAGTGGACAGGCTTATTCTCAGGGCGGGGTGAAATTCCCCACCGGCGGTAAATCAGCTTTGCTGAAAGCCCGCGAGCGCTTCGGACCTTCTGGTCCGAAGGTCAGCAGATCCGGTGTAATTCCGGGGCCGACGGTTAGAGTCCGGATGGGAGAGAATAACGAATAAAGTCGGTTTAGTCCGCCTCGCCGTTATTTTTTGTCTGCATGACACTCCTAAGCTCGCCCTGATTCTGGTAACCCATACACTTTACAAGGTCTAATTACCATGAATCAGTCGCTTTTATCAGAATTTGGCACGCCGGAACAACGTGTGGAACGGGCCATAGCCGCATTGCGTGATGGTCTGGGGGTGATGGTGTTGGACGATGAAGATCGTGAAAACGAAGGAGACATGATCTTCGCCGCCGAAACTATCACTGTCGAACAAATGGCTCTGACTATTCGTCATGGCAGTGGCATTGTTTGTCTGTGCCTGACGGAAGATCGCCGTCGCCAGCTGGAATTGCCAATGATGGTTGATAATAACACCAGCGTTTATGGAACCGGGTTTACTGTAACTATCGAGGCTGCGAAGGGGGTCACCACCGGCGTCTCCGCTTATGACCGAGTCACTACTATTCGTGCGGCGATTGCTGATGATGCCAGACCTGGCGATCTTAATCGTCCCGGCCACGTCTTTCCTTTGCGTGCACAGGATGGGGGAGTGCTCATCCGGGGTGGCCACACCGAGGCCACTGTCGATCTTGTCTCACTGGCTGGTTTCAAACC from Erwinia tracheiphila harbors:
- the ribB gene encoding 3,4-dihydroxy-2-butanone-4-phosphate synthase translates to MNQSLLSEFGTPEQRVERAIAALRDGLGVMVLDDEDRENEGDMIFAAETITVEQMALTIRHGSGIVCLCLTEDRRRQLELPMMVDNNTSVYGTGFTVTIEAAKGVTTGVSAYDRVTTIRAAIADDARPGDLNRPGHVFPLRAQDGGVLIRGGHTEATVDLVSLAGFKPVGVLCELTNDDGSMARAPEVVVFARQHHMPVVTIDDLIAYRRSRETAQAS
- the hldE gene encoding bifunctional D-glycero-beta-D-manno-heptose-7-phosphate kinase/D-glycero-beta-D-manno-heptose 1-phosphate adenylyltransferase HldE; this translates as MKITLPDFNRAGVLVVGDVMLDRYWHGPTSRISPEAPVPVVKVDNVEERPGGAANVAMNIASLGARSYLVGLTGVDDAARVLNETLSGVNVQCDFVAVATHPTITKLRVLSRNQQLIRLDFEEGFEDVDVAPLHQRIRQALSQAGALVLSDYAKGALSSVSDIIRIAREAKVPVLVDPKGTDFERYRGATLLTPNLSEFEAVVGKCKDDADLVARGTQLMQQFDLSALLVTRSENGMTLLQPDKEPFHLPTQAQEVYDVTGAGDTVISVLAAALAAGNSLEECCFLANAAAGVVVGKLGTSTVSPVELENAIRARPESGFGVVNEEQLKEAVMLARRRGEKVVMTNGCFDILHAGHVSYLANARKLGDRLIVAVNSDESTKRLKGESRPVNLLVNRMIVLGALEAVDWVVSFAEDTPQRLIADILPDLLVKGGDYKPEDIAGSKEVWANGGEVRVLNFEDGISTTNIIKVIKAKS
- the ubiK gene encoding ubiquinone biosynthesis accessory factor UbiK, producing the protein MIDPKKIEQLARQVHNAMPKGIRELSDDVENKIRQALQSQLSRLDLVNREEFDVQAQVLLRTREKLAALEQRLAALEKSAAATTSEE